Within Thermoprotei archaeon, the genomic segment TGGATTGGCCATAGGATTAGCGCTCGCTTTTAGTTTATCTATATATGCTATAGTAATAGGTTTAATTCCGGCTGAGTTACAAATTAAGGTTAACAGTTATCTAATTTCTGACATTTTACTTCTCACAAACGTAGATCTAATATACATGGCAATAACAGTAGTAACTGGTTTATTAATTGTCCTCTTTTTTTACAATGAAGTTATTTACACATGCTTTGATTTAGAGGGCGCAGAGGCCTTAGGATTGAGGACAAAAGTTTACGATTACGTTATATTTGCTTTAGTAGGCATGACTGGAGTTGTAATTGCAAAAGCTGTAGGTGCATTATTAGTATTCGCTTTAGCAATAGTACCTGCAGCAACAGCGAAGGAATTATCAGATAGTATACCTAAGCTTTTCTTTTACACCCTTATAATAGCATTAGCATCCGGATTTTCTGGATTATTTCTTTCAGTCTTGATAAACTTTCCAACAAGCGGTATGATAGCAATGGTTGCATCACTAATATACTTAATAGTAATAATAGTTCGGAGACTAATTAACAAATAAATATTTTTAACTTTGATGGTGGGAAGTCCTCATCCGTAGGGGTGGGGATGAAGGCCGATAAGCTTATATTTTTTCTCGTTGTATTTATCGTTGTCTGCTTGGTTGGCAGACCTAGTAGGCATGGGACAGGCCGAAAGAGACGCCTGCTGAGGGCAAGACCTCCATAACCCACCTTCCACACGGGATTCCCGAAACGGTCTCACTTGCCGAGACCTCCGCTGTGGGTGAGTGGAGATCGAGTCTGTCCGTGGAAGCAGGAAGCCACCTGCGAAAGCTGGTGGTAGTTCACTATAAATCCTTTATACCTGTCTCCACAGAGACAAGGTTAACAGGTTAGTGATAGAGTCTTTGCTTCTAACTGGTCTATTGCTCATTGTCCTCTTAGGCTCTTACCTCATTTTATTTTATCTTGGAGGCAAAAATTTCCTGACCTTAACAGTGAAGAGTGTCAACTAATGCTAATAATCTTTAAATGATTCAAGAAAATTTGAATATGTGGTGTAACAATGA encodes:
- a CDS encoding metal ABC transporter permease: MINLTSPFIINAIIGIILGSFAALIAGTISMLRGVHYLSAEVTHAALGGAAIGALIYEITHVDLIFFIAALLFSVLTSVFTGYITRKGGIEISGLAIGLALAFSLSIYAIVIGLIPAELQIKVNSYLISDILLLTNVDLIYMAITVVTGLLIVLFFYNEVIYTCFDLEGAEALGLRTKVYDYVIFALVGMTGVVIAKAVGALLVFALAIVPAATAKELSDSIPKLFFYTLIIALASGFSGLFLSVLINFPTSGMIAMVASLIYLIVIIVRRLINK